The following coding sequences lie in one Musa acuminata AAA Group cultivar baxijiao chromosome BXJ3-1, Cavendish_Baxijiao_AAA, whole genome shotgun sequence genomic window:
- the LOC103990683 gene encoding protein SHORT-ROOT 1, producing MDTLFRFVSPQSSHQQSSYSLSRSSSSSRSSEAPQINYKDYYYYFHQEQEEQQQQYYQEECGTNHLVYMDEDFSSSSSSKHLHHPHRPPSSTTSTTTPAPTPIFDPADLSFPHDLNLDFSSPSSSAVGASGAGGRWASQLLVECARAVAGRDSQRVQQLMWTLNEVSSPYGDTEQKVAAYFLQGLFARLTSSGPRTLCSLSAASDRNCSFDSTRRTALRFQELSPWSSFGHVAANGAILEAFLDPSSALQRLHILDLSNTFCTQWPTLLEALATRSSDDTPHLTITTVVSSVSPSSSVQRVMKEIGKRMEKFARLMGVPFRFNVVHHAGDLSDLDLDSLDLREGSGVALAINCVNALHGISPAGRRRDELISSLRRLQPRIVTVVEEEADLGGGEGGGEEEGEAFLKGFRESVRFFTAYFESLEESFPRTSNERLALERSAGRAVVDLVACPAADSAERRETAAGWSRRMRAAAFAPAAFSEDVADDVRALLRRYREGWSMRAAAEESEEAAGGIFLDWKEQPVVWASAWKP from the coding sequence ATGGACACTTTATTTAGATTCGTTAGCCCACAGTCTTCTCACCAGCAATCTTCCTACAGCTTGAGTCGCAGCTCCAGTAGCTCGAGATCCTCTGAGGCTCCGCAgatcaactacaaggactattactaCTACTTCCATCAGGAgcaggaggagcagcagcagcagtactaCCAAGAAGAATGCGGCACCAACCATCTGGTTTACATGGATGAagacttctcttcctcctcctcctccaagcaCTTGCACCACCCCCATCGCCCtccctcctccaccacctccaccaccacGCCCGCTCCTACTCCCATCTTCGACCCTGCAGACCTCTCCTTCCCTCACGACCTCAACCTCGacttctcctctccttcctcgTCCGCTGTCGGCGCCTCGGGAGCCGGCGGAAGGTGGGCGTCGCAGCTGCTGGTCGAGTGCGCTCGCGCGGTGGCGGGGCGAGACAGCCAGCGGGTGCAGCAGCTCATGTGGACGCTGAACGAGGTCTCGTCGCCTTATGGCGACACCGAGCAGAAGGTGGCAGCCTACTTCCTCCAGGGTTTGTTTGCCCGCCTGACGTCTTCGGGGCCCCGTACTCTGTGCAGCCTGTCCGCCGCTTCCGACCGCAACTGCTCCTTCGACTCCACCCGCCGGACCGCGCTTCGGTTCCAGGAGCTCAGCCCCTGGTCCTCCTTTGGCCACGTCGCCGCCAACGGCGCTATCCTCGAGGCCTTCCTCGATCCCTCATCCGCGTTGCAGAGGTTGCACATACTCGATCTCAGTAACACCTTCTGCACTCAGTGGCCGACGCTGCTGGAGGCGCTGGCGACGCGGTCTTCTGACGACACGCCGCACCTGACGATCACGACGGTGGTGTCGTCGGTCTCGCCGTCGTCGTCCGTGCAACGGGTGATGAAGGAGATCGGAAAGCGGATGGAGAAGTTCGCGCGGCTGATGGGCGTTCCGTTCCGGTTCAACGTCGTTCACCACGCTGGCGATCTGTCGGACCTCGACCTCGACAGCCTCGACCTCCGGGAGGGTAGCGGCGTGGCCCTCGCCATCAACTGCGTAAACGCGCTCCACGGCATCTCACCCGCGGGCCGCCGCCGCGACGAGCTAATCTCCTCTCTCCGGCGGCTTCAGCCAAGAATCGTGACGGTGGTCGAGGAGGAGGCCGACCTGGGAGGCGGGGaaggaggaggggaggaggaaggggaggcGTTCTTGAAGGGCTTCAGGGAGAGCGTGAGATTCTTCACGGCCTACTTCGAGTCGCTGGAGGAGAGCTTCCCGAGGACGAGCAACGAGCGGCTGGCGCTAGAGCGGTCGGCGGGGCGAGCGGTGGTGGACTTGGTGGCATGCCCGGCTGCGGACTCAGCCGAGCGGAGGGAGACGGCGGCGGGGTGGTCAAGGCGGATGCGAGCGGCCGCGTTCGCGCCGGCGGCCTTCAGCGAGGACGTGGCGGACGACGTGCGGGCGCTTCTGAGGAGGTACAGGGAAGGGTGGTCGATGCGGGCAGCGGCCGAAGAATCCGAGGAGGCTGCCGGCGGAATATTCCTGGATTGGAAGGAGCAGCCGGTGGTGTGGGCGAGTGCGTGGAAGCCATGA